Proteins from a genomic interval of Anolis sagrei isolate rAnoSag1 chromosome 1, rAnoSag1.mat, whole genome shotgun sequence:
- the LOC132781565 gene encoding uncharacterized protein — MGLKTIWKNYRVLIVMGTSLVLVHWGWYNIKSHPLFQPKTDDFVPEPGIVTYVLQAEKQNKGK, encoded by the coding sequence ATGGGTCTTAAAACAATTTGGAAGAACTACAGAGTTTTGATTGTTATGGGAACGAGCCTTGTCTTGGTGCACTGGGGCTGGTATAACATCAAGTCCCATCCTCTTTTCCAACCCAAGACAGATGACTTTGTCCCCGAGCCTGGAATCGTGACATACGTGCTGCAAGCAGagaaacaaaataaaggaaaataa
- the LOC132781581 gene encoding uncharacterized protein produces MKKISWIRKNWLLVAGLTFVGVHLGTYLVQKAAKSSAKSGLDIKSKGLDE; encoded by the coding sequence ATGAAGAAAATCAGCTGGATTAGGAAGAATTGGCTACTTGTAGCTGGACTCACCTTTGTTGGTGTTCATTTGGGGACCTACCTTGTACAAAAAGCTGCAAAGTCCTCTGCTAAATCAGGGTTGGACATTAAATCAAAAGGTCTTGATGAATGA
- the MKKS gene encoding molecular chaperone MKKS: protein MSRVDLKKPSLCTSEPLAKETLCHALSVFDKMVRSCYGPTGRLKQLHNGVGGYVRTTSQSSALLGGLSVTHPVLKLLTASVQNHLARFSDCGLFMAIFCCSLLEKCQGLNVAPCTFIRISQRLLSLCIDYLASETCGCRMQVDFSSSKIPLDLVRSIIISKPASRLSRMEANHISILVLEAFLFTIPQNIDTQMTLGKCIYIPIKNKQVSDSAVYPGLLIEVPEMDLRNIPPIKRDTSGMIKMVLFSMSLSGDLSENGEGVIVIPQGVYLEAVVLAQLLNVCKQIVKDGVGVFVCQKVIHPALQQYLKENHVVTIERVGLSLMEPLKKMTGAQPIPSLQFLSPACCGYLKDLQTLSIASKWFFHLIPNDPVVCSLMLCNRNETAWDELKLACQTAEHALQLTLRDPWVLLGGGCTEMHLSSYIRHMTSTVEESTLEDLSCSRAEFRMVADAFCSSLETVACCLDHDGGNILTDMKWGHFWSVPPDVPSRSDWSDLIWKCGCGLCDKEQGLHWRMLQSCASPFLPQSCIHESSVTSIDNLILDCFAAKRNGLQVAVETASLLLDLSYIIEDQN from the exons ATGTCTCGTGTTGATCTCAAAAAGCCTTCTTTATGTACCAGCGAACCGTTAGCTAAGGAGACTCTTTGCCATGCTCTGTCAGTATTTGATAAAATGGTGAGGTCCTGCTATGGCCCCACAGGGAGGCTTAAGCAACTGCACAACGGTGTGGGTGGATATGTGCGCACAACCTCTCAGTCTTCAGCTTTGCTCGGTGGCCTTTCAGTCACTCATCCGGTGTTAAAGCTTCTGACAGCCTCTGTGCAGAACCATCTCGCACGCTTCAGCGACTGTGGCTTGTTTATGGCCATCTTTTGCTGCAGCCTGCTTGAAAAATGTCAAGGCCTTAACGTCGCCCCTTGCACTTTCATTAGAATCAGCCAACGCCTTTTGAGCCTGTGCATTGACTATCTTGCATCTGAAACATGCGGTTGTAGAATGCAGGTGGATTTTAGCAGTTCCAAGATCCCCCTGGATCTGGTCCGTAGTATAATAATTAGCAAACCTGCCAGCAGGCTTAGCAGAATGGAAGCCAATCACATCAGCATTTTGGTTTTAGAGGCCTTTCTGTTTACAATTCCACAGAACATCGATACTCAAATGACTCTAGGAAAGTGTATTTATATTCCCATAAAGAACAAGCAGGTTTCGGATTCTGCTGTATATCCTGGACTTCTGATAGAAGTGCCAGAAATGGACCTGAGAAATATACCTCCAATCAAAAGAGATACTTCAGGCATGATCAAGATGGTGCTTTTCAGTATGTCTCTGTCTGGAGACCTGTCTGAGAATGGAGAAGGAGTCATTGTCATCCCACAAGGAGTTTATTTAGAAGCAGTAGTCTTAGCTCAGTTGCTTAATGTATGCAAGCAAATAGTAAAGGATGGTGTTGGtgtttttgtgtgtcagaaaGTCATCCATCCAGCATTGCAACAATACCTGAAGGAAAACCACGTTGTGACAATTGAAAGAGTTGGACTGTCGTTGATGGAGCCCCTGAAAAAAATGACAG GTGCTCAGCCGATACCTTCTCTACAGTTCCTGTCTCCTGCTTGCTGTGGCTATCTGAAGGATTTGCAAACTCTGTCTATTGCTTCAAAATGGTTTTTTCATCTGATTCCTAATGACCCAGTTGTCTGCAGTTTGATGCTGTGTAATAGGAATGAAACAGCATGGGATGAACTGAAG CTTGCCTGTCAAACAGCAGAACATGCTTTGCAGTTAACCCTCCGTGATCCCTGGGTATTGCTAGGTGGCGGCTGTACAGAAATGCATTTGTCCTCATATATCAGGCACATG ACTTCTACTGTGGAAGAAAGTACGTTGGAAGATCTGTCCTGTTCTCGGGCAGAGTTCAGGATGGTGGCCGATGCCTTTTGCTCTTCACTAGAGACTGTAGCTTGCTGCTTAGACCATGATGGAGGAAACATTCTCACTGATATGAAGTGGGGTCATTTTTGGTCTGTTCCGCCTGATGTTCCCAGCAGGTCTGACTGGTCAGACCTAATTTGGAAGTGTGGATGCGGTCTTTGCGATAAAGAGCAAGGCCTCCATTGGAGGATGCTCCAGTCCTGTGCCAGTCCTTTCCTCCCACAAAGTTGTATTCATGAGTCTTCTGTAACCTCGATTGATAATCTGATTCTTGACTGTTTTGCTGCAAAAAGGAATGGCCTGCAGGTTGCAGTGGAGACAGCCAGTCTGCTGCTAGATCTCTCATATATTATTGAAGATCAGAATTAG